The genomic window AGTGGCGGAATCGGTATAATGGGGCTAATAGCATTTATTATGTTAGTCGCAGCAGGATACGGAAGTGTAATAAGACAAACAGGTGCTATAGCTGGATTAGTTCAAGGAGTAGTAGGAGTGGTAGGCGGAAGTAAAATAATGGGTTCTTTTGTAATGCTTCTAGTTGGATTATTTGTAACTATGGGAATAGGAACTTCATTTGGAACAATCCCAATTCTAGCAGCGATATATGTTCCGCTATGTATTGAATTAGGAATATCTCCTTTAGGAACAATTGTTTTAATAGCTTGTGCGGGTGCATTAGGTGATGCTGGTTCACCAGCTTCAGATTCAACATTAGGACCAACTGCAGGATTAAATGCTGATGGACAGCATGATCATATAAGGGATACTTGTATTCCTACATTTCTACATTACAATATACCACTTATAATTGCAGGAATTATAGGAGGAGTACTATTCTAAAAGGAGGCAGATTGATTTGGAACTACTTATGGGGAACAAAAGATTAAGTTTGGAAGATTTAATTAATGTAACAAGAAGGGGCTATAAAGTAGAAATATCAAAAGAAGCTAAAGCTAAAGTAGCAAAAGCGAGAGAATTAGTTGAAAGATATGTAAATGAAGGAAAAGTGTCTTATGGAATAACAACAGGATTTGGAAAATTTTCAGATAAAGTTATATCAAAAGATGAGACAGCTACATTACAAAAGAATTTAATTGTGAGTCATTCATGTGGAGTGGGAAATCCATTACCACTTGACCAAGCTAAAGGAATAATGGTTCTTAGAGTAAATAATTTAATTCAAGGATATTCAGGTGTAAGACAAGTAGTAATAGACTTATTAGTTGATATGATAAATAAAGATGTAGTACCATACATACCAGAAAAAGGTTCATTGGGTGCATCGGGAGACTTAGCACCACTTTCTCATATGGTTCTAGTTATGCTAGGAATGGGAAAAGCCTATTATAACGGAGAACTATTAGACGGAAAGGTTGCTTTAAAAAAAGCAAAGCTAAAGCCTTTAGAAGAGCTATCTTCTAAAGAAGGATTAGCTCTTATAAATGGAACTCAAGTTATGACTTCAATAGGAGCTCATGCAGTTTATGATGGAATTAATTTGATGAAACATTTAGATATAGCTTTAGGGCTTTCTATGGAAGCTTTAAATGGTATTATATGTGCATTTGATCCTAAGCTTCAAGAAGTTAGAGGGCATCTAGGACAGATTAATACAGCAAAGAATGTAAAGAAAATATTAAAAGATAGTAGCTCAATAACAAAGCAAGGTGATCTTAGAGTTCAAGATCCGTACTCTTTAAGATGTTCTCCTCAAGTGCATGGAGCAAGTAAAGATACTTTAAGTTATGTAAAAGAAAAAGTAGAAATAGAGATAAATGCTGTAACAGATAATCCAATAATCTTCCCAGATCAAAATGAAGTTTTATCTGGAGGAAATTTTCATGGACAGCCAATGGCACTTCCGTTCGATTTCTTAGGAATAGCTTTAGCTGAAATGGCAAATATTTCAGAGAGAAGACTTGAAAGATTAGTAAATCCAGCTTTAAATAATAATTTACCAGCATTTTTGGTAAAAAATGGGGGAGTAAACTCTGGATTTATGATTGTACAATATAGTGCAGCTTCTTTAGTGTCAGAGAATAAAGTGTTAGCTCATCCTGCATCAGTAGATTCAATACCATCATCTGCAAATCAAGAAGATCATGTTTCTATGGGAACTATAGCTGCGAGAAAAGCTTATGAAATTTTAGGAAATACAAGAAAAGTTATAGCGATGGAAATACTTACTGCTTGCCAAGGTATAGATTTAAGAGATGTTAGAAAGTTAGGAAAAGGAACAAATGAAGCTCATACATTGGTTAGAGAGTTGGTAGAGTACTATTCTGAAGATAGAGTAATGTATATAGATATTGAAAAGGTAGAAGAGCTTATAAAAACTAATAAAATTGTTCAAAAGGTAGAGGAAAATATAGGAATTTTAAAAATCTAACTTTAAAATTGGAGGAAGAGATGAAAAAATTAGTGCAATGTGTACCTAACTACAGTGAAGGAAAGGATCTGGAAAAAATAGAGAAAATCGCAGCTCCTTTCAAGAATAATAAAAATATTAAATTTATGGGATGTGAGCCTGATTCAGATTATAACAGAACTGTTATAACTGTAATAGGAGAACCAGAAGATGTAGTAAAAGCTGTAGTGGAGTCTGTAGGAATAGCGGCAGAATTAATAGATATGAATGTTCAAAAAGGAGAACATTTAAGAATGGGAGCTACAGACGTAATTCCTTTTATTCCAATAAAAGATATAACAATGTCTGAATGTATTGAATTGTCAAAAATAGTAGCAAAAGAGATATGGGAACAATTTAAAATTCCAGTTTTTTTATATGAAGAGTCAGCAACAGCTCCAAATAGAGTGTCATTACCTTCAATTAGAAAGGGAGAATTTGAAGGTATGAAAGAGAAATTAAAATTAGAGGAGTGGAAACCAGACTTTGGAGAGAGAGAGCCACATTCAACAGCAGGAGTGACTGCTGTTGGTGGAAGAATGTCTCTTATAGCATTCAATATAAACTTAGATACAACAAATGTGAATATAGCTAAAGAGATTTCAAAAGCTATAAGATTTTCAAGTGGAGGGTTTAGATATATTCAGGCAGGTCCAGCTGAAATAAAAGAAAAAGGATTTGTTCAAGTTACTATGAATATAAAAGATTATAAGAAAAATCCAATCTATAGAGTTTTTGAAACTGTAAAAATGGAGGCTAAAAGATACGGTGTTAATGTTTTAGGAAGTGAAATAATAGGTGCTGTCCCAATGGAAGCATTAGTTGACTCTATGGAATATTATCTAGGATTGGATGGATTTAAAATAGACAAGGTAATAGAAAATGAGTTGTTGAAGTAAAAAGTATGGGGTGAGTTTATGAATGCAGATTTAATAATTTATAATATCGGACAACTGGTTACAGCTAAAGAATTTTCTAATTTAAAAGAGGGAGAAAGTTCTATGGAGAATATTGAAATAATTCAAAATGGATACTTGGCTGTATCAGATGGAGAGATAGTAGGTATAGGGCAAGGAGACGTTCCTTCAAAATTTATAAAATTTACAACAAAATTGATTGATGCTGAAGGTAGAGTTGTGACCCCAGGATTAATAGATTCTCATACTCACCTAGTACATGGTGGTTCTAGAGAAAATGAATTTTTAGATAAAATTCAAGGTGTACCATACTTGGAAATTTTAAAAAAAGGCGGAGGTATATTAAGTTCTGTAAAATCTACTCAAAATGCAACCGAAAAAGAATTGATATTAAAGGCTAAGAATACTTTAAAAGTTATGTTAGGATTTGGTGTTACAACGGTTGAATCTAAAAGTGGATATGGACTAGATAGAGAGACAGAGTTAAAACAGCTTTATGTGAATAAAAAACTTAATCAAGAGCAAGAAGTTGAGATTATTTCAACATTTATGGGAGCACATGCTTTGCCAGAAGAGTTTAAAGACAATAGAGAGAGATTTATAAACTCTGTAATTGAATTACTTCCTGAAA from Cetobacterium sp. 8H includes these protein-coding regions:
- the hutI gene encoding imidazolonepropionase — translated: MNADLIIYNIGQLVTAKEFSNLKEGESSMENIEIIQNGYLAVSDGEIVGIGQGDVPSKFIKFTTKLIDAEGRVVTPGLIDSHTHLVHGGSRENEFLDKIQGVPYLEILKKGGGILSSVKSTQNATEKELILKAKNTLKVMLGFGVTTVESKSGYGLDRETELKQLYVNKKLNQEQEVEIISTFMGAHALPEEFKDNRERFINSVIELLPEIKEKKLAEFFDVFCEEGVFSIEESRKMLLEAKKHSFKLRLHADEIVNIGGAELAVEVGAYSADHLMAISDNGIQALKNSKTIANLLPGTSFSLNKDYAPARKMIDAGVQVALSTDYNPGSCPTENLQLIMQIAALKLKMRPKEIFKAVTINAAKSLGKEKKIGSLEIGKKADFVIFDAQNIEYILYHFGVNHTKKVFKNGCLVFKK
- the hutH gene encoding histidine ammonia-lyase; this translates as MGNKRLSLEDLINVTRRGYKVEISKEAKAKVAKARELVERYVNEGKVSYGITTGFGKFSDKVISKDETATLQKNLIVSHSCGVGNPLPLDQAKGIMVLRVNNLIQGYSGVRQVVIDLLVDMINKDVVPYIPEKGSLGASGDLAPLSHMVLVMLGMGKAYYNGELLDGKVALKKAKLKPLEELSSKEGLALINGTQVMTSIGAHAVYDGINLMKHLDIALGLSMEALNGIICAFDPKLQEVRGHLGQINTAKNVKKILKDSSSITKQGDLRVQDPYSLRCSPQVHGASKDTLSYVKEKVEIEINAVTDNPIIFPDQNEVLSGGNFHGQPMALPFDFLGIALAEMANISERRLERLVNPALNNNLPAFLVKNGGVNSGFMIVQYSAASLVSENKVLAHPASVDSIPSSANQEDHVSMGTIAARKAYEILGNTRKVIAMEILTACQGIDLRDVRKLGKGTNEAHTLVRELVEYYSEDRVMYIDIEKVEELIKTNKIVQKVEENIGILKI
- the ftcD gene encoding glutamate formimidoyltransferase, with translation MKKLVQCVPNYSEGKDLEKIEKIAAPFKNNKNIKFMGCEPDSDYNRTVITVIGEPEDVVKAVVESVGIAAELIDMNVQKGEHLRMGATDVIPFIPIKDITMSECIELSKIVAKEIWEQFKIPVFLYEESATAPNRVSLPSIRKGEFEGMKEKLKLEEWKPDFGEREPHSTAGVTAVGGRMSLIAFNINLDTTNVNIAKEISKAIRFSSGGFRYIQAGPAEIKEKGFVQVTMNIKDYKKNPIYRVFETVKMEAKRYGVNVLGSEIIGAVPMEALVDSMEYYLGLDGFKIDKVIENELLK